Below is a window of Yimella sp. cx-51 DNA.
GAAGCGCCGCGCGCTCGGCACGGTCGAGTTGGTCACCGTCGGTGCTGGCGCCGTCGTCAAGCAGGAAGCCGTCCTCGTCGTACTCCAGGTCGAGGTCGGAGTCGGCGAGGGCGTCGGCGCGGCGGTTGAAGAAGTCGTGTTGCGAAGTCATGTTCTCCTCAGTCTCGCAAGAATCAACCGCTGCGGCGACTGCTTTATGCCGGTCCGTCCTGCGCACCCGGTGCCAGGCGGCGGTCGAGGTCGGCCGCAATCACGCCGGTCCATTCCCTCTCCGGCACCAGGCTGAGTTGGCGAGCCAGGTCGTACATCTCCAGTCTCCGCCCGTCCTGCAGCACCAGCGACCGACCCTCGATCGTTGCCGAGTGCCCGAGCCCGAGGCTGTAGATGCGGGCGCCCAGCAGCAACGAATCTGCCTGCCCGACCGTCAGGAAGGGTAGTTCCGGGTCTGGCTCGTGACGACGACGGCGCTTCTCGGCCCGCCCTCGAAGGAATCCCATGCGGCCATTCTCCTCACCGCTTAGTAGGTTGACCGGCGATGACATCGCACGATCACTATTTCTCCGCCGAGCCGGCCAGTGCCGACGAACGGCGCACGATCAACGTGCCGCTGGCCGGGGTGACGCGTGCCGTGCAGGTGGCTCCGGGCATCTTCTCCCCCGACCGCATCGACCAGGGCACCTCGGTGTTGCTGCAAAACGCTCCCCAACCTCCGGCAGAGGGCACCTTCCTCGACCTCGGGTGCGGCTGGGGGCCCATCGCACTCTCCCTGGCACTGCACTCGCCGAACGCGACGGTGTACGCCGTCGACGTCAACGAGCGCGCTCTCGATCTTGCTCGTGTCAACGCAGAGTCCTTGGTCCTCAAGGGAGTTCACGTGTCCGCTGCTCAGGAAGTGCCGGCGGACGCTCGCTTCGACCTGATCTGGTCGAACCCCCCGATCCGCGTGGGCAAAGCCATTTTGCACGACCTGATGCGTACGTGGTTGCCCAGGCTCACCGATGGCGGCGCCGCTTATCTGGTGGTGCAGAAGAACCTCGGCTCCGACTCGTTGCAGAAGTGGATCACCGAGAATCTTGACGGCCTGGCCGCCGAGCGCTTCACGAGTGTTCGGGGCTTCCGCATCCTGAAGGTGACGCGCGACTACTGAGGCGGCAGTTCGGCCTCGCCGTGTGCGACAAGCACTGCAGGTCCGGACAACGCGACCCGGTCAGCGGAGATGATGACGCCGAGCGTTCCTCCGGGCAGGTCGACCCGCCAGTCGAGCTGATCGGCAGGCTGCCCGCCCCACCACCACGTCGCCAACGCTGCTGCAGCAGCGCCGGTGCCACAGCTCAGTGTCTCGCCGGCACCACGTTCGTGTACTCGCATCGCGATGTGGCCGTGTTCGATCGCGCGCACGAAGTCGACATTGGTGCCGTGCGGTGGGTGTGGATCGACATGCGGAGCGGACGTGAGGTTCAACTGGCTCAGGTCGATGCTCGGCGGCAGCGCAACCACGGTGTGCGGAACGCCGGTGTCCAGGCTGAGCGCCGGAAGTGGGTCGGGCGCGCCGTGCACCTGCACCACCGAATCCATGCCGCGCTCCTGCGCCTCGGTCTCCCGCGAAAGGCGCCATGGTCCGAGGTCGGTGGCGAAACCCCCCGGCACCGTGGTGATCCGCTTCTGCCCGGCGCGGGTCGCGATCTCGAAGGTCTCATCGCTCACCAGACCGTGCTCGACGAGGTATCGGGCGAAGACGCGCGAGCCGTTGCCGCACATCTCGCCGATGGAACCATCGCTGTTGCGGTAGTCCATGAACCACTGCGCCTCGGGTGCCTGCGCGCGCACTTCGTCCGGCGCCGCAGCGATCGGCGCCACGCGGATGACTCCGTCACCACCGATACCGGCCCTGCGGTCGGCGAGGTAGACGACGTCCTGCGGGGTGAGGTCGAGGCTGCCGTCGAGGTCGGGCACGACAACGAAGTCGTTCTGGGTGCCGTGGCCCTTGCTGAACTTGATCGTGGTCACGATGGCCATTCTGCCTGCGGTGGTCGCTGCGACGCAGTGGTGTCCGTCGCAGCGCGCACCACCTGCAGGGCACGATCGATGAGATCCGGTGCGTCATGCGGCAACCAGGTGATCCGTGGATCGGGCCGGAACCACGAGAACTGTCTGCGTGCCAAGCGCTTGGTGGCCTGAGCGGTCTGCTCGATCGCCGCCTCCTGCGTCAGCTCGCCGTCCAGGTGGCGCAGCACCTGGGAGTAACCGATGGCCCGCGAGGCGGTGCGTCCATCACGCAGGCCGAGACCCTCCAGGCTGCGCACCTCCTCCTCGAGCCCGTCGTCCCACATCTGCCGGGTGCGCCGGTCGATCCGCTCGTCCAGCACAGACCGATCTGCATCGAGGCCGAGCATGACTGTGTCACGGACAAATTCGCGCTTAGGCATGCTCGCGCTGAAGGGGCGTCCGGTCAACTCGATCACTTCAAGCGCGCGAATCACCCGTCGCTCGTTGCTGGGCAAGATCTTCGCGGCCGCAGCCGGATCTTGTTGTGCCAGTTCTGCATACAACACGTGGATGCCTTGCTGCGCGGCTCGTTGCTCGAGCCTGACGCGCACCTGCGGATCGGTGGGAGGTATGTCGAGCACGTCGAGTGCGGCTCGCACGTACAAGCCGGTGCCGCCGACCAGGATGGGCACCCCGCCTCGGCCTGTTACGGATTCGATGTCGGAGCGTGAATGCTGTTGGTAGGCAGCAACACTCGCTTCGTCGGTGATGTCGAGCACATCGATCTGGCGGTGCGGAATCCCGGCTCGCTCGGGCTGCGGCACCTTCGCGGTGCCGATGTCCATGCCGCGATAGAGCTGGGAGGCGTCGGCATTGATGATCTCTCCGCCCAGCCGCCCCGCCAGTTCGATACCGAGATCCGACTTCCCGCTGGCCGTCGGGCCGACCACGGCAACCACCGGCCACGAGGTCATCGCGCAGGCTCCGGGGTGATCTCTTGAGGCATGTGGACGTCGTCAGTGCCGGTCGACGTCGAAGCCTTCGGCTCCGATGGGCGCGACCTTGCTGACTTCGACGTCTTCCACGTCAGCGCGCCGCGGCCCCTTGCGGCACCATTCCAGGATTTCTTCGATGGAGGTCCAGCCCCCCTCGAAGTGGGCCAGCACCGAACCGTCCGGCTCGTTGCGCACCCAGCCCCGCACTCCCAACTGCCGCGCGTACTCGGCGCAGGACGCACGGAAGAAGACTCCCTGCACTCGCCCGGTGATGCGCACCTCGACCGCTCGCAACATGCATCCAGACTAGATCTCGCGCGACGTGCAGCGCTTCCTACCCGGCCGAACACGCGGACCCGGGACGGTCAAGGGCTGCCTTCCGGAACGCTGACCATTAATCGGTTGCATCGATGTCGCACGCTCGGCACAGTTCTTCCCATGTCCATGACCACCTCGACCGTCCTGGTCGACACGCTCAACCCTCGCCGCCGCGAGGGCTACTTGGGCTGCCCCGAACTGGGGCCGACCACACGGACGAGGTGCGCGACCGACTGAGGTCGACGTGACCAGACATGCCCGGTGGTTACCCACCGGGCATTTCCGTTGTTCGACAACCATTTTCATCACCCCGGGATCTGCAGACGGCACCGTGCCGTCAATCCTCGGTGGCGAAGAACCATCCACACGCGGGATGAAACGAAAGGAGTACGACCATGCAGAAGATCAACGACCGGCTGTTGAACTGGGCAAGCATTCTGGAGGAGAACACACGCCAGCAGGCGGAGCTGACGGCGTCGATGCCCTTCATCTTCCCGCACCTTGCGCTCATGCCCGATGCCCATCTGGGCCGGGGTGCCACCGTCGGGTCGGTGATCCCGACCCAGGGCGCGATCATCCCGGCCGCGGTCGGCGTCGACATCGGCTGCGGCATGATCGCGGTGCGGACGCAGTTCACCAAGGCCGACATGACAGGTGACCTCTCCACGTTGCGGGAGCAGATCGAGCGGGCGATTCCGCTGTCAGCCGGTGGCGTGAACCGCAAGGTATCGCGGGAGCACACCCAGCAGCGGATCGACGAACTGGCGACCATGGCTACCGACGCAGGCTTCGACCCCACGCAGTGCGCCGGCAAGTGGCAGCTGCAGCTCGGTTCGCTCGGCTCGGGCAACCACTTCATCGAGGTGAGCCTGGACGAGAACGACCGGGTCTGGCTGTTCCTGCACTCGGGCTCGCGGGGTGTCGGCAACAGGATCGCCCAGCACCACATCAAGGTCGCGCAGCGGCTGGCGCAACAGTGGTGGATCCCGTTGCCCGACAACGACCTTGCCTACCTGGTGGAGGGCACGGACGAGTTCTGGGCCTACATCCGGGAGTTGCGGTGGGCGCAGCACTACGCCCTGCTCAACCGGGAGGAAATGATGGACCGGGTGATCACCCAGTTGGAGCACTGGATCGGCGCGCCGGTGCAGCAGCAGGAGCGGATCAACTGCCATCACAACTACACCGAGCAGGAGACCCACTTCGGCAAGCAGGTGTGGTTGTCCCGGAAGGGCGCGATCAACGCCGAAGCCGGCCGGCCGGGCCTGATCCCGGGTTCCATGGGCACGGCGTCCTATGTGGTGGTCGGCAAGGGAAACCCGTTGTCACTCAACAGCTCTCCGCACGGCGCTGGCCGGGAGTACTCCCGGAGCAAGGCCCGCAAGGCCTTCACCCGGGAGCAGCTCCAGGAGGCGATGGCCGGCATCGAGTACCGG
It encodes the following:
- a CDS encoding class I SAM-dependent methyltransferase; the protein is MTSHDHYFSAEPASADERRTINVPLAGVTRAVQVAPGIFSPDRIDQGTSVLLQNAPQPPAEGTFLDLGCGWGPIALSLALHSPNATVYAVDVNERALDLARVNAESLVLKGVHVSAAQEVPADARFDLIWSNPPIRVGKAILHDLMRTWLPRLTDGGAAYLVVQKNLGSDSLQKWITENLDGLAAERFTSVRGFRILKVTRDY
- the dapF gene encoding diaminopimelate epimerase, with amino-acid sequence MAIVTTIKFSKGHGTQNDFVVVPDLDGSLDLTPQDVVYLADRRAGIGGDGVIRVAPIAAAPDEVRAQAPEAQWFMDYRNSDGSIGEMCGNGSRVFARYLVEHGLVSDETFEIATRAGQKRITTVPGGFATDLGPWRLSRETEAQERGMDSVVQVHGAPDPLPALSLDTGVPHTVVALPPSIDLSQLNLTSAPHVDPHPPHGTNVDFVRAIEHGHIAMRVHERGAGETLSCGTGAAAAALATWWWGGQPADQLDWRVDLPGGTLGVIISADRVALSGPAVLVAHGEAELPPQ
- a CDS encoding RtcB family protein — encoded protein: MQKINDRLLNWASILEENTRQQAELTASMPFIFPHLALMPDAHLGRGATVGSVIPTQGAIIPAAVGVDIGCGMIAVRTQFTKADMTGDLSTLREQIERAIPLSAGGVNRKVSREHTQQRIDELATMATDAGFDPTQCAGKWQLQLGSLGSGNHFIEVSLDENDRVWLFLHSGSRGVGNRIAQHHIKVAQRLAQQWWIPLPDNDLAYLVEGTDEFWAYIRELRWAQHYALLNREEMMDRVITQLEHWIGAPVQQQERINCHHNYTEQETHFGKQVWLSRKGAINAEAGRPGLIPGSMGTASYVVVGKGNPLSLNSSPHGAGREYSRSKARKAFTREQLQEAMAGIEYRDTDAFIDEIPQAYKDIDQVMADADDLVEVRHTLRQIVNVKGD
- a CDS encoding acylphosphatase, translated to MLRAVEVRITGRVQGVFFRASCAEYARQLGVRGWVRNEPDGSVLAHFEGGWTSIEEILEWCRKGPRRADVEDVEVSKVAPIGAEGFDVDRH
- the miaA gene encoding tRNA (adenosine(37)-N6)-dimethylallyltransferase MiaA, whose product is MTSWPVVAVVGPTASGKSDLGIELAGRLGGEIINADASQLYRGMDIGTAKVPQPERAGIPHRQIDVLDITDEASVAAYQQHSRSDIESVTGRGGVPILVGGTGLYVRAALDVLDIPPTDPQVRVRLEQRAAQQGIHVLYAELAQQDPAAAAKILPSNERRVIRALEVIELTGRPFSASMPKREFVRDTVMLGLDADRSVLDERIDRRTRQMWDDGLEEEVRSLEGLGLRDGRTASRAIGYSQVLRHLDGELTQEAAIEQTAQATKRLARRQFSWFRPDPRITWLPHDAPDLIDRALQVVRAATDTTASQRPPQAEWPS